A section of the Caballeronia sp. M1242 genome encodes:
- a CDS encoding accessory factor UbiK family protein — protein MKQPNDVFNDLQQKMSELFKNSPAKDVERNMKAMLSQGFSKLDLVTREEFDTQTQVLVRTRARLEELEKRVAQLEQRLTSTGAAQD, from the coding sequence ATGAAGCAGCCCAACGACGTGTTCAACGACCTGCAGCAGAAGATGAGCGAGCTTTTCAAGAACTCGCCCGCGAAGGACGTCGAAAGAAACATGAAGGCGATGCTTTCTCAAGGCTTCTCGAAGCTCGATCTCGTCACGCGCGAAGAATTCGATACGCAGACGCAAGTGCTCGTGCGCACGCGCGCGCGGCTCGAAGAACTGGAAAAGCGCGTCGCGCAACTGGAGCAGCGGTTGACGAGCACCGGCGCGGCGCAAGACTAA
- a CDS encoding P-II family nitrogen regulator, with protein sequence MKLITAIIKPFKLDEAREALSAIGVSGITVTEVKGFGRQKGHTELYRGAEYVVDFLPKVKIEAAVSDDIVDQAIEAVERAARTGKIGDGKIFVTAIEQVIRIRTGETGADAL encoded by the coding sequence ATGAAACTCATCACCGCAATCATCAAGCCGTTCAAGCTCGACGAAGCGCGCGAGGCGCTTTCGGCCATCGGCGTTTCGGGTATCACCGTCACGGAAGTGAAGGGCTTCGGCCGCCAGAAGGGGCACACCGAGCTGTATCGCGGCGCGGAGTACGTCGTCGACTTCCTGCCGAAGGTGAAGATCGAGGCAGCCGTTTCGGACGACATCGTGGATCAGGCAATCGAAGCCGTCGAACGCGCGGCCCGCACGGGCAAGATCGGCGACGGCAAGATCTTCGTCACCGCAATCGAACAGGTGATTCGCATTCGTACCGGCGAGACCGGCGCGGACGCGCTCTAA
- a CDS encoding ammonium transporter, with translation MRNFLMSLMVAGALIGANVGTALAEDASAPVAASAPASDAAAASASDAASAASAPASANTAMASSAEAAAAASGASEAAPAAPTEPFSVDSSKISSGDTAWMLTSVALVLFMTIPGLALFYAGMVRKKNVLATVMQSFAICCLVTILWTVVGYSIAFTPGGLFIGGFSRVFLHGMAYIKGDKATTLTVSHLASTIPESVYFAFQLTFAIITPALITGAFADRMKFSAMLVFMALWSLIVYSPIAHMVWEPTGWLATAGVLDFAGGTVVHINAGIAGLMCCLVLGKRVGYGREVMAPHNLVLSLIGASMLWVGWFGFNAGSAVAADGRAGFAMLTTQIATAFAAFGWMFAEWLTKGKPSVLGIISGAVAGLVAVTPASGFVGVPGAIVIGIVAGVVCFWSATWLKHKFNYDDSLDAFGVHGVGGIIGALLTGVFAVKDIGGFDGSVLVQAKGVLVTLIYSGVVSFVLLKIIDMTMGLRVTEEQEREGLDVTLHGEHVE, from the coding sequence ATGCGCAACTTTTTGATGTCATTGATGGTGGCGGGCGCGCTCATCGGCGCGAATGTCGGCACCGCACTCGCAGAGGACGCGTCCGCTCCGGTCGCCGCCTCGGCACCCGCGTCCGACGCCGCTGCGGCGAGCGCATCCGACGCCGCTTCGGCGGCAAGCGCGCCTGCCAGCGCGAACACGGCGATGGCTTCGTCGGCGGAAGCGGCCGCTGCCGCATCGGGCGCGTCTGAAGCTGCGCCTGCCGCGCCGACCGAGCCGTTCTCGGTCGATTCATCCAAGATCAGCTCCGGCGACACCGCGTGGATGCTGACCTCCGTCGCGCTGGTGCTGTTCATGACGATCCCCGGTCTCGCACTCTTCTACGCGGGCATGGTGCGCAAGAAGAACGTGCTCGCGACGGTCATGCAGAGCTTCGCGATCTGCTGTCTCGTGACGATCCTCTGGACGGTGGTGGGCTACAGCATCGCGTTCACGCCGGGCGGGTTGTTCATCGGCGGCTTCTCGCGCGTGTTCCTGCACGGCATGGCCTACATCAAGGGCGACAAGGCGACGACGCTCACCGTCAGCCATCTCGCCTCGACGATTCCGGAGTCGGTCTACTTCGCGTTCCAGTTGACGTTCGCGATCATCACGCCCGCGCTCATCACCGGCGCGTTCGCGGACCGCATGAAGTTCTCCGCGATGCTCGTGTTCATGGCGCTGTGGTCGCTCATCGTCTATTCGCCGATCGCGCACATGGTCTGGGAGCCGACCGGCTGGCTGGCGACGGCAGGCGTGCTCGACTTCGCGGGCGGCACGGTGGTGCACATCAACGCGGGTATCGCGGGTCTGATGTGCTGTCTCGTGCTCGGCAAGCGCGTCGGCTATGGCCGCGAAGTGATGGCGCCGCACAACCTCGTGCTCTCGCTGATCGGCGCGTCGATGCTGTGGGTCGGCTGGTTCGGCTTCAACGCGGGTTCGGCGGTCGCGGCTGATGGCCGTGCCGGCTTCGCGATGCTCACCACGCAAATCGCCACCGCCTTCGCCGCGTTCGGCTGGATGTTCGCGGAGTGGCTCACGAAGGGCAAGCCGTCGGTGCTCGGCATCATTTCGGGCGCGGTGGCGGGTCTCGTGGCCGTGACGCCTGCATCGGGCTTCGTCGGCGTGCCGGGCGCGATCGTGATCGGCATCGTCGCGGGCGTGGTCTGCTTCTGGTCGGCGACGTGGCTCAAGCACAAGTTCAACTACGACGACTCGCTCGACGCGTTCGGCGTGCACGGCGTGGGCGGGATCATCGGCGCGCTGCTGACGGGCGTGTTCGCAGTGAAGGACATCGGCGGGTTCGACGGCTCGGTGCTCGTGCAGGCGAAGGGCGTGCTCGTCACGCTGATCTACTCGGGCGTCGTGAGCTTTGTCCTGCTGAAGATCATCGACATGACCATGGGCCTGCGCGTCACGGAAGAACAGGAACGCGAAGGTCTCGACGTGACGCTGCACGGCGAACACGTCGAATGA
- the gshA gene encoding glutamate--cysteine ligase yields MVPHLVTALSGPLLDLERKILEATPAIERWFRLEWQEHTPPFYCSVDLRNAGFKLAPVDTNLFPGGFNNLPQEVLPLAVQAAMASIEKICPDAKNLLVIPERHTRNAFYLENVARLATIMRQAGLNVRFGTLDENIHGPVTIPLADGQKIVLEPLERTPRRLGLKNFDPCSILLNNDLSAGIPPVLENLHEQYLLPPLHAGWAVRRKSTHFSCYDDVAKKFAKMVEIDPWMVNPYFAHVEGVDYEARTGEEALADAIDGVIKKIAKKYREYGISEKPYVVIKADAGTYGKGVMTVHDASEVAALTKRERAKMNDAKDGLQVHDVIVQEGVHTFERVENAVAEPVVYMIDRYVVGGFYRVHDSRGRDQNLNAPGMHFVPLGFEHTALPDAHAKPGAAPPNRFYMYGVVARLGLLAASVELEKTDPEAIQV; encoded by the coding sequence ATGGTCCCGCACTTAGTTACGGCGTTGAGTGGCCCTCTGCTCGATCTCGAGCGGAAAATCCTCGAGGCCACGCCAGCCATCGAGCGGTGGTTCCGTCTCGAATGGCAAGAGCACACGCCGCCGTTTTACTGTTCCGTCGATCTGCGTAACGCAGGGTTCAAGCTCGCGCCCGTCGACACCAACCTCTTTCCCGGCGGATTCAACAATCTGCCGCAGGAAGTGCTGCCGCTCGCCGTGCAAGCGGCCATGGCGTCGATCGAGAAGATCTGTCCCGACGCGAAGAATCTGCTCGTGATTCCGGAACGCCACACGCGCAACGCGTTCTATCTGGAAAACGTCGCGCGGCTCGCCACGATCATGCGGCAGGCGGGACTGAACGTCCGCTTCGGCACGCTCGATGAAAACATCCACGGCCCGGTGACGATTCCGCTCGCCGACGGCCAGAAGATCGTGCTGGAACCGCTCGAACGCACGCCGCGCAGGCTCGGGCTGAAGAACTTCGATCCCTGCTCGATTCTGCTCAACAACGACTTGTCGGCGGGCATTCCACCTGTCCTCGAGAATCTGCACGAGCAGTATCTGCTGCCGCCGCTGCATGCGGGCTGGGCCGTGCGCCGTAAATCGACGCACTTCTCCTGCTATGACGACGTGGCGAAGAAGTTCGCGAAGATGGTCGAGATCGATCCGTGGATGGTGAACCCGTATTTCGCGCATGTGGAAGGCGTGGATTACGAGGCGCGCACGGGCGAAGAGGCGCTCGCCGACGCCATCGACGGCGTCATCAAGAAGATTGCGAAGAAGTATCGCGAATACGGCATCAGCGAAAAGCCGTACGTGGTGATCAAGGCGGACGCCGGCACGTACGGCAAGGGCGTGATGACCGTGCACGACGCAAGCGAAGTGGCCGCGCTCACGAAGCGCGAGCGCGCGAAGATGAACGACGCGAAAGACGGCCTGCAAGTGCATGACGTGATCGTGCAGGAAGGCGTGCATACGTTCGAGCGCGTGGAGAACGCGGTGGCGGAGCCGGTCGTGTATATGATCGACCGGTATGTCGTGGGCGGCTTTTATCGCGTGCACGATTCTCGCGGGCGCGATCAAAACCTGAACGCGCCGGGCATGCACTTCGTGCCGCTCGGCTTCGAGCACACGGCGCTGCCGGACGCGCACGCGAAGCCGGGCGCCGCGCCGCCGAACCGCTTCTACATGTACGGCGTGGTGGCGCGACTCGGGCTGCTGGCGGCGTCGGTGGAACTCGAAAAGACGGATCCGGAAGCCATTCAGGTGTAA
- the gshB gene encoding glutathione synthase, producing MDILFIADPLDHFKIYKDTTYAMMAEAARRGHVLYACEPQHLAWTGSAVEANVRRIEIVGDEADSGRSPWFSAAEAENLPLAKFGAVLMRKDPPFDLEYVNATWLLEIAERSGARVFNKPQAIRDHSEKLAIAEWPQFVAPTLVTRDPARLRAFHAEHGDVILKPLDGMGGMGVFRVKADGMNLGSIIEMLSENGARMVMAQKFIPEISAGDKRILVIGGEPVPYSLARIPQGSEVRGNLAAGGLGRAQPLTARDREIAETLGPVLKARGLLLAGLDAIGDYLTEVNVTSPTCFREIMDQTGFDVAGMFIDALERAVG from the coding sequence ATGGACATTCTTTTTATCGCCGACCCGCTCGATCACTTCAAGATCTACAAGGACACGACCTACGCGATGATGGCCGAAGCCGCGCGCCGCGGCCACGTGCTCTACGCGTGCGAGCCGCAGCATCTCGCATGGACGGGCAGCGCGGTCGAGGCGAACGTGCGCCGCATCGAGATTGTCGGCGACGAAGCGGACAGCGGCCGCTCGCCGTGGTTTTCGGCGGCGGAGGCGGAGAACCTGCCGCTCGCGAAGTTCGGCGCGGTGCTCATGCGCAAGGACCCGCCGTTCGACCTCGAATACGTGAACGCGACGTGGCTCCTCGAAATCGCCGAGCGCTCGGGCGCGCGCGTGTTCAACAAGCCGCAGGCCATCCGCGATCACTCGGAGAAGCTCGCCATCGCCGAATGGCCGCAGTTCGTCGCGCCGACGCTCGTCACGCGCGACCCGGCGCGTTTGCGCGCATTCCACGCCGAGCACGGCGATGTCATTCTCAAGCCGCTCGACGGCATGGGCGGCATGGGCGTGTTTCGCGTGAAGGCGGACGGGATGAATCTCGGTTCGATCATTGAGATGCTGAGCGAGAACGGCGCGCGCATGGTGATGGCGCAGAAGTTCATCCCCGAAATTTCGGCGGGCGACAAGCGCATTCTGGTGATCGGCGGCGAGCCCGTGCCGTATTCGCTCGCACGCATTCCTCAAGGCAGCGAAGTGCGCGGCAATCTCGCGGCGGGCGGGCTCGGCCGCGCGCAGCCGTTGACGGCGCGCGACCGCGAGATCGCTGAAACGCTCGGTCCGGTGCTGAAGGCGCGCGGACTGCTGCTCGCCGGGCTGGACGCCATCGGCGACTATCTCACGGAAGTCAACGTGACGAGCCCCACGTGCTTCCGCGAGATCATGGATCAGACGGGCTTCGACGTGGCGGGCATGTTCATCGACGCGCTGGAGCGCGCAGTCGGCTGA
- a CDS encoding PTS sugar transporter subunit IIA produces MAGILIIAHAPFATALRECVAHIYGGLPARIGVIDVTADCDPVEVRAFARSEIDRLKEDNGAIVLTDVFGATPANIAASLAEADVRVLAGVNLPMLVRAVCYRATPLDTLTEKILQGGSKGIQELDSSTPLNPCALATTVAGSPDPACSASADLAAAKAASH; encoded by the coding sequence ATGGCTGGCATTCTGATCATCGCGCACGCACCATTCGCCACCGCGCTTCGTGAGTGCGTCGCTCATATCTACGGCGGCTTGCCCGCGCGCATCGGCGTCATCGACGTGACCGCCGACTGCGATCCCGTCGAGGTCCGCGCATTCGCCCGCTCGGAAATCGACCGCCTGAAGGAAGACAACGGCGCGATCGTGCTTACCGACGTCTTCGGCGCGACGCCCGCCAACATCGCGGCGAGCCTCGCGGAAGCCGACGTGCGCGTGCTCGCGGGCGTCAATCTGCCGATGCTCGTGCGCGCCGTCTGCTATCGCGCCACGCCGCTCGATACGCTCACGGAAAAGATTCTGCAAGGCGGGTCGAAGGGCATTCAGGAACTCGATTCGTCCACGCCGCTCAATCCCTGCGCGCTCGCAACGACAGTGGCCGGCTCGCCGGATCCCGCCTGTTCCGCGAGCGCCGATCTCGCTGCCGCTAAAGCCGCGAGCCACTGA
- a CDS encoding HPr family phosphocarrier protein, translating into MQQQETTIVNKLGLHARASAKLTQLAGNYQSEIWMSRNGRRINAKSIMGVMMLAAGIGSTVTIETEGPDEAEAMQAILGLIADKFGEGQ; encoded by the coding sequence ATGCAGCAACAAGAAACAACCATCGTGAACAAGCTCGGGCTGCATGCGCGGGCATCCGCGAAGCTCACGCAACTCGCCGGCAACTATCAGTCCGAGATCTGGATGAGTCGCAACGGCCGCCGCATCAACGCGAAGAGCATCATGGGCGTGATGATGCTGGCAGCGGGCATTGGCAGCACGGTGACGATCGAAACCGAAGGTCCAGACGAAGCAGAAGCCATGCAGGCGATACTCGGCCTGATCGCAGACAAGTTCGGAGAAGGGCAGTAA
- the ptsP gene encoding phosphoenolpyruvate--protein phosphotransferase: MSFTLHGIPVSRGIAIGRAYLIAPAALDVAHYLIEPDQIDAEIARFHAAQAAVAQELEALREDLAADAPTEMGAFIDVHMMILNDAMLVQETIDLIRARRYNVEWALTEQLEILGSFFDDIEDEYLRERKADIQQVVERLLKALAGAPTAASLVVHTAASNGHNEMIVVAHDIAPADMLQFKTQAFKGFVTDLGGRTSHTAIVARSLGIPASVGVQQASVLIRQNDLIIVDGDHGIVIVDPAPIVLEEYSYRQSEKLLEQRKLQRLKFSPTQTLCGTKIELCANIELPDDAQVAVDAGAMGVGLFRTEFLFMNHKDRLPEEEEQFEAYKRAIELMNGKPVTIRTIDVGADKPLDSMTGGDGYETAPNPALGLRAIRWSLSEPQMFVTQLRAILRASAFGPTKILIPMLAHAQEIDQTLDLIREAKRQLDDAGIAYDRKVQIGAMIEIPAAAIAVRLFLSRLDFLSIGTNDLIQYTLAIDRADNSVAHLYDPLHPAVLHLIALTLREAKRAGVPVSVCGEMAGDPAVTRLLLGLGLTEFSMHPSQLLVVKQEILRSNLKALEKPVADVLAAYEPAELQAALARLQKA, translated from the coding sequence GTGTCCTTCACGCTGCATGGAATTCCCGTATCACGAGGCATCGCCATCGGGCGAGCGTATCTCATTGCGCCGGCCGCGCTCGACGTCGCTCATTATCTGATCGAGCCGGATCAGATCGACGCGGAGATCGCGCGTTTTCATGCGGCGCAGGCCGCCGTAGCCCAGGAACTCGAAGCACTGCGGGAAGACCTCGCCGCCGACGCGCCCACCGAAATGGGCGCGTTCATCGACGTCCACATGATGATCCTGAACGACGCCATGCTCGTGCAGGAAACCATCGACCTCATTCGCGCGCGCCGCTACAACGTCGAGTGGGCGCTCACCGAGCAACTCGAAATTCTGGGCAGCTTCTTCGACGACATCGAAGACGAATACCTGCGCGAGCGCAAGGCGGACATTCAGCAAGTCGTCGAGCGCTTGCTGAAGGCGCTCGCGGGCGCGCCGACGGCGGCGTCGCTCGTCGTGCACACGGCCGCGAGCAACGGACACAACGAGATGATCGTGGTCGCGCACGATATCGCGCCGGCCGACATGCTCCAGTTCAAGACGCAGGCGTTCAAAGGCTTCGTGACCGATCTCGGCGGGCGCACGTCGCATACGGCGATCGTCGCGCGCAGCCTCGGCATTCCGGCGTCGGTCGGCGTGCAGCAGGCGAGCGTGCTGATTCGCCAGAACGATCTGATCATCGTGGATGGCGATCATGGCATCGTGATCGTCGATCCGGCGCCCATCGTTCTCGAAGAGTATTCGTATCGGCAAAGCGAAAAGCTGCTGGAGCAGCGCAAGCTCCAGCGCCTCAAGTTCTCGCCGACGCAGACGCTTTGCGGGACGAAGATCGAGCTATGCGCGAACATCGAGTTGCCGGACGACGCGCAAGTGGCCGTCGACGCCGGCGCGATGGGCGTCGGCCTCTTTCGCACCGAGTTCCTGTTCATGAATCACAAGGACCGGCTGCCGGAAGAGGAAGAGCAGTTCGAGGCGTACAAGCGCGCGATCGAGCTGATGAACGGCAAGCCGGTGACGATCCGCACGATCGACGTGGGCGCGGACAAGCCGCTCGATTCGATGACCGGCGGCGATGGCTACGAAACCGCGCCGAACCCGGCGCTCGGCTTGCGCGCGATTCGCTGGAGCCTGTCCGAGCCGCAAATGTTCGTGACGCAACTGCGCGCGATTCTGCGCGCGTCGGCGTTCGGCCCGACTAAGATTCTGATTCCGATGCTGGCGCACGCACAGGAGATCGACCAGACGCTCGATCTGATTCGCGAAGCGAAGCGCCAGCTCGACGACGCGGGCATCGCCTACGACCGCAAGGTGCAGATCGGCGCGATGATCGAGATTCCGGCGGCGGCTATCGCGGTGCGGCTGTTCCTGAGCCGGCTCGACTTCCTGTCGATCGGCACGAACGATTTGATCCAGTACACGCTCGCCATCGACCGCGCGGACAACTCCGTCGCGCATCTTTACGATCCGCTGCATCCGGCGGTGCTGCATCTCATCGCGCTGACCTTGCGCGAGGCGAAGCGCGCGGGCGTGCCGGTCTCGGTGTGCGGCGAAATGGCGGGCGATCCGGCCGTCACGCGCCTCTTGCTCGGACTGGGCCTGACCGAATTCTCGATGCATCCGAGCCAATTGCTCGTCGTGAAGCAGGAGATTTTGCGCTCGAATCTGAAGGCGCTGGAAAAGCCGGTCGCGGATGTGCTCGCGGCTTACGAGCCGGCCGAGCTTCAGGCTGCGCTCGCGCGTTTGCAGAAAGCCTGA
- a CDS encoding molybdopterin-synthase adenylyltransferase MoeB yields the protein MNDDQLLRYSRHILVDEIGIEAQQRFLDAHAIIVGAGGLGAPAAMYLAAAGVGELTLVDADTVDLTNLQRQIVHATQSVGQPKVESARQTLHALNPDIEIQAINARADAAWLNANVPHASVVLDCSDNFATRHAINAACVAHGVPLVSGAALRFDGQISTFDFRSPASPCYACVFPPDQAFEEVACSTMGVFAPTVGIIGAMQAAEALRVIGGFGETLAGRLMMLDSLRMEWNTMKIARQPDCPVCGARHL from the coding sequence ATGAACGACGACCAACTCCTCCGTTATTCCCGCCATATCCTCGTCGATGAAATCGGCATCGAAGCGCAGCAGCGTTTTCTCGATGCGCACGCGATCATCGTCGGCGCGGGCGGACTGGGCGCGCCGGCGGCGATGTATCTGGCCGCGGCGGGTGTCGGCGAGCTGACGCTCGTCGATGCCGATACCGTCGACCTCACCAACCTCCAGCGGCAGATCGTCCATGCGACGCAATCGGTCGGTCAACCGAAAGTGGAATCCGCGCGGCAGACGCTGCACGCGCTGAACCCGGACATCGAAATCCAGGCGATCAACGCCCGCGCCGACGCGGCGTGGCTGAATGCGAACGTGCCGCACGCGAGCGTCGTGCTCGATTGCAGCGACAACTTCGCGACGCGCCACGCGATCAACGCAGCGTGCGTCGCGCACGGCGTGCCGCTGGTGTCCGGCGCGGCATTGCGCTTCGACGGACAAATCAGCACGTTCGACTTTCGCTCGCCCGCGTCGCCCTGCTATGCATGCGTGTTTCCGCCGGATCAGGCGTTCGAGGAAGTCGCGTGCTCGACGATGGGCGTGTTCGCGCCGACAGTCGGCATCATCGGCGCGATGCAGGCGGCCGAAGCGCTGCGCGTGATCGGCGGCTTCGGGGAAACGCTCGCGGGCCGGCTGATGATGCTCGACTCGCTGCGCATGGAATGGAACACGATGAAGATCGCGCGGCAGCCGGATTGCCCGGTCTGCGGCGCGCGTCATCTATGA
- a CDS encoding S41 family peptidase: MRKNLKNFSLIAAGVAVGALATLQISASAQQAASSPLPLDQLRLFAEVFGQIKHEYVEPVDDKKLLTAAIKGMVSSLDPHSSYLDKTDYEELQEQTKGRFAGLGIEISSEDGLIKVISPIEDTPAFRAGIRPGDLITRINDKPVRGMTLDKAVKQMRGEPGTKVTLTIFRKSDDRTFPLTVTRALIRVQSVKMKVPEPGYGYIRITSFQERTVPDLAAKLQDLARQQPNLKGLVLDLRNNGGGLLQSAVGVAGAFLPDNAVVVSTNGQIADAKQTFRDTYDNYRLPSFDSDPLKNVPDVFKKVPMVVLTNAYSASASEIVAGALQDHHRALIVGKTTFGKGSVQTVRPMTADTALRLTTAYYYTPSGKSIQNQGVRPDVPVDQYADGDPDDALVTREVDYSNHLANTQDPNEKKEQEQREQDRLDQLRLLEEQNDKKTPEQRRKDRDRKPVEFGSNDDFMLQQALNKLEGKPVVESKSFSERKLAQNKPARSASAPVVAQPALPATPGSSPASGAAPASSPTAQQSK, translated from the coding sequence ATGCGAAAGAACCTGAAAAACTTCAGCCTGATCGCCGCAGGCGTTGCCGTCGGCGCTCTCGCAACTCTGCAGATTTCCGCGTCCGCGCAGCAAGCCGCATCGTCACCGCTTCCGCTCGATCAACTGCGGCTCTTCGCCGAAGTGTTCGGGCAAATCAAGCACGAATACGTCGAGCCCGTCGACGACAAGAAGCTGCTCACCGCCGCGATCAAGGGCATGGTGTCGAGCCTCGATCCGCACTCGTCGTATCTCGACAAGACGGACTACGAAGAGCTTCAGGAACAGACCAAGGGCCGCTTCGCGGGCCTGGGCATCGAGATTTCGTCGGAAGACGGGCTTATCAAGGTGATCTCGCCGATCGAAGATACGCCCGCGTTCCGCGCCGGCATTCGTCCGGGCGACCTCATCACGCGCATCAACGACAAGCCGGTGCGCGGCATGACGCTCGACAAAGCCGTGAAGCAGATGCGCGGCGAACCGGGCACGAAGGTCACGCTTACCATCTTCCGCAAGAGCGACGACCGCACGTTCCCGCTCACCGTCACGCGCGCGTTGATCCGCGTGCAGTCGGTCAAGATGAAGGTGCCGGAGCCGGGTTATGGCTATATCCGCATCACGAGCTTCCAGGAACGCACCGTGCCGGATCTCGCGGCGAAGCTGCAAGACCTCGCGCGCCAGCAGCCGAACCTGAAGGGTCTCGTGCTCGACCTGCGCAATAACGGCGGCGGCCTGTTGCAGAGCGCGGTCGGCGTGGCGGGCGCGTTCCTGCCGGATAACGCGGTCGTCGTGTCGACGAATGGACAAATCGCGGACGCCAAGCAGACGTTCCGCGATACCTACGACAACTATCGTCTGCCGTCCTTCGATTCCGATCCGCTGAAGAACGTGCCGGACGTCTTCAAGAAGGTGCCGATGGTCGTGCTGACCAACGCGTATTCGGCTTCCGCTTCGGAGATCGTCGCGGGCGCGCTGCAGGATCATCATCGCGCGCTGATCGTCGGCAAGACGACGTTCGGCAAGGGCTCGGTGCAGACGGTTCGTCCGATGACCGCCGACACCGCGCTGCGTCTGACGACGGCGTACTACTACACGCCGAGCGGCAAGTCGATCCAGAATCAGGGCGTGCGCCCGGACGTGCCGGTCGATCAATACGCGGACGGCGATCCGGACGACGCGCTCGTGACCCGCGAAGTGGATTATTCGAATCACCTCGCGAACACTCAGGATCCGAACGAGAAGAAGGAACAGGAGCAGCGCGAGCAGGATCGTCTGGATCAACTGCGTCTGCTGGAAGAGCAGAACGACAAGAAGACGCCCGAGCAGCGCCGCAAGGACCGCGACCGCAAGCCGGTGGAGTTCGGCAGCAACGACGACTTCATGCTCCAGCAAGCGCTGAACAAGCTGGAAGGCAAGCCGGTCGTCGAGTCGAAGTCGTTCAGCGAACGCAAGCTCGCGCAGAACAAGCCGGCGCGTTCGGCATCGGCGCCGGTGGTGGCTCAGCCGGCATTGCCCGCGACGCCGGGTTCGTCGCCGGCATCGGGCGCGGCGCCGGCTTCGTCGCCTACGGCCCAGCAGTCGAAGTAA
- the gpmA gene encoding 2,3-diphosphoglycerate-dependent phosphoglycerate mutase, which translates to MYKLVLIRHGESTWNKENRFTGWVDVDLTEQGNREARQAGVLLREAGYTFDIAYTSVLKRAIRTLWHVQDEMDLMYLPVVHSWRLNERHYGALAGLNKAETAKKYGDEQVLIWRRSYDTPPPALDPNDERASFNDPRYAKVPREQLPLTECLKDTVARVLPVWNESIAPAIKAGKQVLIAAHGNSMRALVKYLDNISDADIVGLNIPNGVPLVYELDENLKPIKHYYLGDADAIAAAQAAVAKQGKAG; encoded by the coding sequence ATGTACAAGCTAGTGCTCATCCGCCACGGCGAATCGACGTGGAACAAGGAAAACCGCTTCACCGGCTGGGTCGACGTGGATCTCACCGAACAGGGCAACCGCGAGGCGCGTCAAGCAGGCGTGCTGCTGCGCGAGGCCGGCTACACGTTCGACATCGCGTACACGTCGGTGCTCAAGCGCGCCATTCGCACGCTGTGGCACGTGCAGGACGAAATGGACCTCATGTATCTCCCGGTTGTCCATTCGTGGCGTCTGAACGAGCGCCACTACGGCGCGCTCGCCGGTCTCAACAAGGCAGAGACCGCCAAGAAGTACGGCGACGAACAGGTTCTCATCTGGCGCCGCAGCTACGACACGCCGCCGCCCGCGCTGGATCCGAACGACGAGCGCGCCTCGTTCAACGATCCGCGCTACGCCAAGGTTCCCCGCGAGCAACTGCCGCTGACCGAATGCCTGAAAGACACGGTCGCGCGCGTGTTGCCGGTGTGGAACGAGTCCATCGCGCCGGCCATCAAGGCAGGCAAACAGGTGCTGATCGCAGCTCACGGCAACTCCATGCGCGCGCTCGTGAAGTATCTCGACAATATTTCCGACGCGGACATCGTCGGGCTCAATATCCCGAACGGCGTGCCGCTCGTCTATGAACTCGACGAAAACCTGAAGCCGATCAAGCACTACTACCTCGGCGACGCGGACGCCATTGCTGCGGCGCAAGCTGCCGTCGCGAAGCAGGGCAAGGCGGGCTAA